Sequence from the Agarivorans sp. Alg241-V36 genome:
TTATGGCAACGAAAACTGGGAGTTTGATGAGAATGGTTTGATGCAAAGCCGTCATGCCAGCATTAACGATTTGGCGATAAGTGAAGAAGAACGCTTATTTCATTGGCCGCAAGGGCGCAGGCCTGACGATCATCCAAGCTTAAGTGATTTGGGTTTATAGCAAAAACTCGCGGTAACAAGGGGGAGGCGTTTATGGCTGTTTTTCATCAAGGTGAACTAAGCGTGCAGCAACGGGTAGGGGCAGCGGACATTGCTAAAGCCATCGGCGATAAAGCGATTCGCAGCTACATGCCACAACAGCATCGCGAATTTTTTAGCCAGCAGCCCTTGTTGTATGTCGGAGTGCTAGACAATCAAGGCCACCCTTGGGCCACCCCTATTTTGGGCGAGCAAGGCTTTGTAAGCTCGCCCAATTCCACCACCTTATCTATAGAAGCCAGAGCACTTATCGAATACGCGCAAGTCGCCCAGTTGTCGGTGGGGGATAGCATCGGTTTGTTGGGCTTGGAATTAACGACTCGTCGGCGCAATCGAGTAAACGGTTTGGTGGCTTATTTAAGTGAACAAGCGCTGCGTTTTGAAGTACAGCAAAGCTTTGGCAACTGTCCAAAGTACATTCAAAAGCGCGAGTTAAAGCCAAGTGTATTTAACCAAGCTTTTGTGCCAAAGGCTGCAGACTTTAGCGAACTTGAAGTAAACAATGTAGTGCTTGAGCAGGTGCTAAAACACAGCGACACCTTTTTTATCGCCTCTAGAGCTGCTGCTTTAAATAGTGAAGACAGCGATGGTGTGGATATCTCTCACCGTGGTGGCAAGCCGGGTTTTATCGAGGTAGTTAAGGGCAATAACAGCAAAGCACCAAGCCTAATATTCCCAGATTTTTCGGGCAACAATCTCTTCAATACTCTCGGCAACATAGTGGCAGACTCAAGGGTAGGTTTGTACATACCAGACTTTGAAACAGGCTACAGCTTTTGGATTAAAGGTAAGGCTTCAATCATTTGGGATATGTCGCAAGTAAAACCTTATCCGGGAGCGCAGCGTTATGTGCAAGTCAACATTGAACAATGCCTAAGCCTAGCCACTCCCACCTTAATTCAAAACTCAGATGTAGAGTTTTCACCGGCTTTGGATGATTTGGCTTAAACCATGTCTAAGGGGCTAGCCACGCCATCGGCCCCCATATTAAGTACATGGGTATAAATCTGAGTGGTTCTAATATCACTGTGACCTAACTGAGCTTGAATGGTGCGAATATCGGTACCTCGTTGCAATAAATGCGTAGCAAAAGAATGGCGCAAGGTATGGCAAGTGATAGGTTTACGAATATGAGTTTTTATTCTGGCAGCCTTAAGTGCTTTTTGAATACCGCTTGGGTCTAGATGATGGCGGCGAATGCAGCCATCGTTGGGATCTTTACTTAAAGAGTGCGAAGGAAACAAATAATGCCAAGCAAAGTCGTGTGGCGCAGCTGGGTACTTCTTAGCAAGAGCATAAGGTAAATATACACCGGCATATTGGTTTTTTAGCTTGTCACTCTGATAGTACTGATAGGCAACTGTAATTTGCTTTTGTATCGCAGCAACCAGTGACTTTGCCAGTGTCACCCGCCTATGCTTACCCCCTTTGGCGTCCCATATTTCAATACCGAAATAGTCAAAATCAATATCTTTAATACGCAAACGTAACATTTCGGTTTTTCGCAGGCCGCTACCATACATGAGTTGAGCCATTAATACGTGTGGTGGGGAAAGCGCATCTATTAATGCGGTAACCTCGTGACGAGTGAGTACAACAGGCAGTTTGGCTTGACGCTTGCTATGGCGAAAGTCTAATTGAAGTGATAAGGGCTTATTAACAACCTCTTTATAAAGAAAGACCAAAGCGTTTAGTGCCACTGCTTGGCTTTGCGGAGCCAAGTTCCTTTGATTGGCTAAGTGGCTGAGAAATTGCTCAACTTCATGATTATGTAAGTCGCTAGGGTGCTTTTTGTGATGAAATAAAATAAAGCGTTTTATCCATTGTCGGTAGCTACGGATGGTTGATTCCCTAAAGCGCTTAGTTCGCATTTTTTCTTCTATATAGCTGAGATAAGGCGAGTTCATTGCAATCCTTCTTTCACTGTTTTTTTATACAGTATTGTTGCAATTCCTACTTTCTACAAGTTGTTGCATACTTTCATGCTGATGTTTTTGTTATTTTTCGAGCTAGGTGGCTGATGTAGCTTAGGAAAGGTGATAACCTTGTTTTTATCAAATGTATGATAAGAGGAAAAATTCCGTGTTTAAACAAGGAAATTTTCCTATTAATAAACTGTTATGCATATAGGTAGTGAATATGGACATTGAGTTTTTTCTTAAGGATCGAATAAAATTCATCCGTTATTTTTACGAGGCTGCTATAGCACCATTCGCTAAGACTATGGATGATATTGAGAATGAGGTAGAACCTTATGTCCCGCCATACAGTGAAGATGGCGAGCCACCTTTTTTATCCGAATGGATAGATGCAAAATCTGGCTTGGAAACCTGTGGGCATCATGCTTTGTCAATGCTTGCATCGTCACTTCAGCTGTATCTTAAAGCATGGGTTGATCGTTTAGATAAGTATCACGGCATGACTTTTGAGGTGAACTTCAAAAAGAAAGGTTGGTTCAATGGATATCGTGAAATCTTCAAAGAAATAGATTTAGATATGTCGGCTTGCCCGGCTAATTTGGATATAGTTGAGCAGATCCCCTTGGTCAGAAATCGTATTCAACATCCTGAGGAACTTACTACAGTCAACGTATCTCATTCGAAAAGTGATTTAAATAAACATCCAAATCCGTATTTTGTTCAGGATTCCGAGTTGGCGCTAGCTTCTGATCAGGAAGAACAGTCATGGTTATTTCCACCTACTATTTCTCCCTCTCATGAGAAAATTATTGAGGCAATTTCTAATGTAGAGGCACTCTGTTCTTGGTTAGAAGCAGAGTACTGGGCGGCAAGAAATGCATAACAATACGCAGCAGTTCGCCCCTACGGGGCAGGACGCGCAAAAAGCCGCGCGCCTCTGTGCTTTGCGTTATGGTTAAAGATGAAGCCTGTCTCTAAAACAGTAGATCCAAATGATTCGGACTATTTGTCATTAATATCTGAATTAAACCAAGAATTAGGGTTGCTAACCGGTGACACTGGTGAGTCGTCCTTTAGCACAGAAAGTTTTAATCCTTCGACGGATTCCATAGTCGTTGTCTACAGCGACAAAAAACCGATGGGTACTGGCTGCATTCGTTACATCAACAAAGGTACCTGTGAAATAAAACGAATGTATTCTAAAAAGAAAGGTGTTGGAAAATTCCTAATTTCTGAGTTGGAGAGGGTTGCCATCCAATTAGGTTACTCTGAGGCAGTCTTATCCACTCGTAGGATTAATGAAAACGCCGTAAATTTCTACTCAAGTCAACGCTACTTAGAAATAGATGGTTATGGAAATTATGTTGGTGTGGAGCGCTCTATATGTATGGGCAAGAAACTCACACCATAACAATCACAGGCAATGGACGCGAAAAAGACCGCGCCAATGCTGTAAGCGTTATATGTCATGAAGAGTATTGAAGATCTCGAGCAACTTTGGAGTGAACATAACAACCTGATGTTTTTACTTCCAATACTGGAATACCCATATCCTGAAGTATTAGGTGAATTGTCCGAGAGTAGCTCCATCACCACAGACGTACTGTCGAAGGTTGTTGAATTTTCCTTGAGTTTTCCAAGTCGACATTGGGCGTTGAAGGCAGTTGGTTGGACGGAGAACGGATTTCAAATGAACTCAGCTATTTGCGAGAAGCTTTTAAGTATCTCGTCAGATAAAACTGATTTACAACAACTACGGCATAAGTCGTTTGCGCAAGCGCGACGGTGGCAGCGACAAAATGACATATAACAAGTCAAGCAATTGCACTCCGGCCGCTGAAAAGCACGGCCTCCGCGGGACTGGCTACGCCAGCCCATTCTTGAAGCGTTAAGTGTTTCTCCACGATTGAGGATGAATTAAATTGGGTGTATCAAAAAGTACTAAAATCATTGAATATATAACTATATTTACAACAATTTGCGCCGCTATGTTTGCATTCTCAACATACATCTACAATTACTCTTTTATGAACGAGTTAGGTGTTGATCCTAAAGGGGTTTCTGTTGTTTTATATAAAGATGATGCGTACGAGTTAATAAAATCTACGCGTGCGGAGTTTAAAGAGATTAAAGCTAAAATAGATGCTATGGGAGAACTACCAACAGAACTTCCAGTTTCAACTAAAATAGCGGAGTTAGAAAATAGAATTAATGATTTAAGCGGAACCCTAGATAAACTTAATAACGCAATCCTAGAGTCTCCACAAAAAGCTTTAGAACTCCCCTTATTAAAAAGGGATATTGTAAGCCTCCAAAGTCAATTGGACTCTACAGTTACAAATATTGATAAACAAGTATCACGTGCTTATGACATGTTTAAATGGATTACTGGTTCACTAGTTCTAGGCTTAATTAGTTTAGCTATAGGTTTATTTGTTAGAGAAAAAAACACTTAACAAGGCGTTAAAGTGCGACTCCAAACGCTTGCCGGTTTCGCTTCGCTCACAGTTTGGCAAGCGTGTTGTCGCGCCTTAACTTAGCGTTATGTGCACAAGGAGTCTGAGTGGATAAGGAGCTGAATAGACTAAAAGAGTTTTGTGTTGAGGTACTTGAATACATCAATCGAACAGAACATGAAGAAATACCGTTCTTGAAAGATATGATAAAAGTAGTTTCTTCGTTTAAGAACAAGAGAGATATAAATAGTACGGTCTCTGAAGTCATTGAAATGTCTCAAGACTACACAGGCGAAAAATTAGAACTCCTAAATGAAACATTAGAAGCTAAAAATTTGCCTTCGCTTACTTTCATGCGGTCAAAAGAATCAAGGTTAGTGCTATCTATTGTTCAGCGGGGCGCAATTAAAACAGACGATGAATTTCGGTTACTAAATTCGTACCTAAACGAAACCAGTACTAAAAAATCTAGCTCGGTATCAATCGAATCAGTTAATTCATTATTGCGGGCGTATGAAACTAATCAATAAAACAAAATCACATAACCAGGCCATCATAGGGACATTGTTTACTCCGCTGCGCTTTGGGGTGGCTTCGCCACTTTACCCCAAAGCTCCACTCCATAAACAATGCCCCATATGGCGGCGTTAGCTTTCTTTTGAGATTGGAGATTAATGGTAGGTTACAGATGGACATGTCAGGCTTGTGAGTCTGGTAATGAAGCAAACTTGGATAAGTGTGCATTTTGCGGCTGTCCTGCAAACGCAGGCAGTGAAGATATTGAAAAACACACAAATCCAGAAGGCTTTAAGAAAAAGAAAGCAAAAGAGCAGTATTCGAACTCATTGTTTATTTACTTCTTTATCCCCTTTTTTGCTGCAATCTATGCTTTAAATGGCAGGTACGAATCCCTTTTGCTTCTTATAGGGATAACAGCAGTGATTAGCATAAAAAATATCAAATTGCTGAGGCATATCTGGAGTGACAACTGGGCTAGAACCACACTAATATCGATATCGAGTCTGTTTTTAATCTCCATACTAGTCCGGATATTTATAATTCCAGATAATAGCCCGTTTGTTTGGTGGTCTGCCTTATTTTATTTTTTGCTAGCTCCGTCATCTTTCTATTACTTTTTTAGCAGTCAAAATGGCAAAAGAGTTTTTAGGGAGTATTACACGAAAGCTAACAAAGCAATTAATTCGGACACGTAATGCTTGGCTCGTGCTCGTACCTCGCAAATTTTAGCCAAGCACTACTTGCCCGTTTATTCGCGGCGTTACATTTCAAAATAGATCGAGCATGGAACTAGCAGAGATAATAGATCCAGGTTTTTCAACCGCAGATGCTGACTTCCCCGACATCGATATGGATGAGGGAGACTTGATCCTTAAATTTAAGGATTGGCAGGAAAATCAGCGCGAAGTGTTCTTTTCAGATACCGTTGCATTTAAATGGCAAATGATCGAAACCTTCATCGAAGGCGAAGAATACGATAGAAGCCACGTAATTACTGAGTCAGAATGGTTGGCAGAGCATATAAAGCAAGGTGAAATCGGGGCTCAGGAAGAGTACAAGCATTACAAATTTAATTTTAATGGTATTGGGCAACTTGAGGTAATCAGCAATGGCTTCACGGTTAAAATGTAACAAGTCAAAGCACGCGGACTTGGTAAAGCTGTCACCTTTTTTGTTCCAAAAAAGCCGCCAACTTCACCAAGCCGGTGTTTGAGGCGTTAGGCTTACAAATAATTAGGTCCGCGTAAATATGAGGTTACTAATAATTTTTGTGTTTTTCCTTTTTGGTTGCGTTGATCCCCCTTTACTGAAAACAGGGCTACCAAATGGATATTCTTTCCATTCAAATGGAGGGATATATGGATATATATCGACTCCAAATGATCAGCGTATGTATGAATATTTCGGAATGTTAGATAATTCAGAGCAGTGGTGTAATAACTTTGGTTGGGATTCTAATTTTGTTATTTGTGAACTGGAAATTGTAAAAGAAAATGCATCGGGTGGTTACGAGTTTAAATATTTAATTCTTAACACAGGAGATGGGACGGTTTACATAAAAAACAGCATCAGTGAAGCAGAGTTTTTTTGGAAGTCTGTTCCTAATGGAAGTTTCCCAGAGATGTTAGCTAAACATCAAAATACGGTTCGTAAATAAAGCCTAACAAAGCAATTTAAGCGGGACAAGTTAATAGCTGGCCGGTTTCGCTTCGCTCAAGAGTATATCCAGCTACAAACTTGCCCCTTAATTGGGCGTTAGGTGTCACAAAGAATGAGCGAGTTTAAATTTCAGTCCCGATGGAAAGAAGAGTTAGTTGTAACTGGCTCTGGAGGCTCTTTCATTCTTGAGCTGCCAATGGGTATTTTATCGGCGTATTTGCCAACGGAAGAAGTCTGGACTCAAAACGCACCATCATGGGCAAAGGGATTATACCCTGAACTTAAAAATGAGCTTGAAGCATGGTGCAGGGAAAACAAAAGTAAATTAGTAATCGACGCAACTGCTGGTGTTTATTAAATTACATGCCATACCGTAAACCACACCTAACAAGAGCATGTTGCATCAGCCACTTCGTGGCTTGGACAGCTTTGCTACGCTGCTTCGCCGCTCCACAAAACTACCGCAAATGCAGGCGTTATGTGTCACATCTAACACGGAGAGTAGTTTGAAAAATCCTACAGGGACAAAAAATAATCATCGTGGGACTTTTTTAATGAATGGTGGTTTAACCCATGTGAGGTATGATCACAAAAGTCGTCCATCCAAAATTGATATTAAATGCCCAAATTGTAGTTCTTTAGCAATTGCTAAAGATGAAGAAGTAGGTGACTCATTATTTGTCGGTGATATGTCACCAAGCTTTAAAGGCTCACCATTTTCAATTACATGCACATCGTGTATGTACCGAAAAAAAAGTTTAGCCTATGATGAGCTAACCGAACCTTACTTCCAGTTTGAAGGGCGCGGCGAGGTTCTTTGGGCATGGAATCGTGAACATTTAGATATGATTTATAAATATTTAAATGGCGTACCGATCAAAGAACATGACTATGAGTTTTATCACACATACATTCATGGCGATTGGAAAAAATATAAAACAAGTTATTTAAAAACAATTAGCAAAGGTTTAAGTGACACATAACAAGCTAATTAATAAGGACAAAAAACAGTTGGCTGTTTTCGTTCCTCAACATTTTAGCCAACAATTTTTTGCCCATTATTAGGGCGTTAAATGGCAATCGAAACTATGGACATTTTAAAAGAACTTGTCATTGATGCTGGCGAAAAGGATGATGATGGTAATTACGATTACTATTATGAATTCGAAAATTATCAGTGTCAGTTTTCTAAGTTTACGCTTTTAGCTAAGTCTTACAAAGATGAACCAGAATTGGTTTCTTTTTATGGCTTGGAGAAAGAAGGAGTACGACTAATGCCTCCTAGTAAATCAACAAAAGAAATCCAGGAAGTGATAAGTGCTCTCATTCTAGAAGGTAAGCTCAAATTCACTACTTTATCAGAGCAAGGCTATGTGGAAATCACACCTTCTAAAGCCAAAAAAGGAATGCTTTCATGGTTCAGAAAAAAGTAAACCTGAGTAATGCATTTAACAAGCGCATGTTGCATCAGCCACTGCTTGGCTTGGACGGTTTTTTCGCTCGTGCCTCGCTACAAAACCGCCGCAAATGCGAGCGTTATGTTTCAAAGGAGTCTAGATTCACATGGAGTTATGTAGTTGATCCGATTCAGTAGACACTTCATTCAAACAAGATGAGGTGGTTAAGGCACTTCTTAGGAGAGTTGCCAATGTCACTTTGGGCAGCCTTCGCCAACCCGCAATCCCGCCTTGATGGCAGTCAAAATCTCTTACCAGCCAAATTAATTGCATAATATTTGCCAATTGGAGGAGTCTTAAGCTTGATCGCAGTGCCATAAGACCACATACTCTTTTACCATTCTGCGAATCCAGTTTATGGAAAAATTGGCATTGGTCGTTCAGGTACCTCGGTTTAATAAAAGCGCGAACTCGTTCAGTCCCACCAGTTTTCTACTTCGCTTAATCACAGACAGTCAAAATAAAGAAAAGGGCTTGTAAGCCTCAACATAAGTAGGAACACAACATGGCAGCTTTTGGTACGGTTTTTATGCCACAAATGGCATTAGCAAAATACGAAGATCAGCAATGGGGTGATAGTGAAATTGTCTCGTCTGACAGTATTAGCTTGCACCCTGGCGCGCACGTACTTCATTACTCAAGCACTTGTTTTGAAGGGCTAAAAGCCTTTCGTCACGAAGATGGCAGCGTGCATATCTTCCGCATGGACGCCAACATTAAACGTATGGCTCAATCTGCTGAACTACTAAGCTTGCCGGCTTTTAAGCCTGAATTATTAGAGCAAATGGTTAAAGACATTGTGGCTAAATTTGCCGATGAGGTGCCAGCTGCTCCGGGCTCTATGTATATTCGCCCAACCTTTATTGGCACCGAGCCTGCCATTGGTAAAGCGGCAGCGCCCACTAGTTCGGCTTTGCTGTATGTATTGTTGTCGCCAGTGGGCGATTACTTTGCAGTAGGTGCTAAGCCATTACGTTTGTTGCTAGAAGAAAACGGCATGCGCTGTGCGCCGCACATGGGTATGGTTAAATCGGGCGGTAACTACGCCAGTGCCTTAGGCCCAATTAGCCAAGCACGCAGCGAAGTTGACGCCGACCAAGTATTGTTTTGTCCAGGTGGCGACGTACAAGAAACAGGTGCCGCAAACTTTATTTTGATTGATGGCGACGAGCTTATTACTAAAGCACTCGACAGCAGCTTTTTGCATGGGGTTACGCGTAACTCTATTCTTACTCTAGCGCGTGACTTAGGCTTGAAAGTAAGTGAACGTGAACTTACCGTTGAAGAGCTATTAGAGCGTGCAGCTAAGCCGGGTTGTGAAGCGGCCTTATCGGGCACGGCGGCAGTGCTTACTCCGGTAGGTACGCTTATCCACAATGGCAAAGAGCACACCGTAGGCAACGGTGAAGCCGGTGAAACCACCTTAAAACTGCGCCAAGCCTTAAACGACATTCAATGGGGTAAAGCCCAAGACCAGCACAGCTGGTTAACTAGCATTTAAGCTAAACAGATAGCTTGATGTTAAACAGCCCGCTTATGCGGGCTGTTTTGTTTTAACAATTGAGAGTAGTTTTAGCCTCCGCTATAGCCTAACTAGGAAGTAAGAAAAAAATTTAACTTTTTTAGCCTCGCTTTTTTATTCGCTGCGATTACCTCTGTGAGATTGACTTAAACAAGGTATTCAAATGCAAAACTTACACTTTTCTTATTCGCCAGTTGCCCGCTCTGTGTTAGTGGGTTTAGCCTTATCTTCTTTGCTGGCTTGCGGCCAATATGTTGCTGATGATCAAGCAGCAGTTGAGCGGGTAGAGCCGCAACAGCAGAACGAATCGCTTAAGCAAACAAAGCCAGCCGAAAGGCCGCAGCACGATCAACACATTAAGGCGGTGCATCCCATCGCCAAGCACAAACGAGAAAGAGCAGCAGCTAGCCAAATGCAAATGGCCAGAGTATCCAGCTTTGCTGCCATTCAAGCACCTGCCGATGCCGCTTTTTACTACGAGCAGGGCAATAACGAAAACTACCAGAAGTTTACCGACCTATCGGTAGTCGCTGTAGCAGACCAACCAGTATCTACCTTTAGTGCTGATGTAGACAGCGCCAGTTACGCTAACATGCGCCGCTTTATTAACAATGGGCGACTACCGCCAAAAGACGCGGTGCGTGTAGAAGAGTTGATTAACTATTTTTCTTACGATTACGCGACTAGCAGTGATGCTGCTTTGAGCATTGAGCAGCCTATTGCCATTGATACCTTGCTTACCGCTTCACCTTGGAACAGCAATAACCAGCTGATTCGTATTGGCGTTAGCGCTTATAAAGCAGATACCAGCATTCGCCCGGCTGCCAATGTGGTGTTTTTAGTGGATGTTTCTGGCTCTATGCAATCTGCTGAGAAATTGCCCTTACTTAAGCAGTCAATGATGTTGATGCTTAACAACTTAAAAGCCAGCGATAATGTGGCAATAGTAACTTACGCCAGCGGCACCGGGGTAGCCTTGCCAGCTACTAGCGTGAAAGACAAACACAAAATTGTTGCGGCGATTAACGGTTTACAAGCCGGTGGCTCCACCAATGGCTCTGCAGGCATTGAGCTGGCTTATAGCCAAGCGCAGCAAGGTTTTATTGATGGCGGCATTAACCATGTTTACTTGATGTCGG
This genomic interval carries:
- a CDS encoding branched-chain amino acid aminotransferase encodes the protein MAAFGTVFMPQMALAKYEDQQWGDSEIVSSDSISLHPGAHVLHYSSTCFEGLKAFRHEDGSVHIFRMDANIKRMAQSAELLSLPAFKPELLEQMVKDIVAKFADEVPAAPGSMYIRPTFIGTEPAIGKAAAPTSSALLYVLLSPVGDYFAVGAKPLRLLLEENGMRCAPHMGMVKSGGNYASALGPISQARSEVDADQVLFCPGGDVQETGAANFILIDGDELITKALDSSFLHGVTRNSILTLARDLGLKVSERELTVEELLERAAKPGCEAALSGTAAVLTPVGTLIHNGKEHTVGNGEAGETTLKLRQALNDIQWGKAQDQHSWLTSI
- a CDS encoding integron integrase gives rise to the protein MNSPYLSYIEEKMRTKRFRESTIRSYRQWIKRFILFHHKKHPSDLHNHEVEQFLSHLANQRNLAPQSQAVALNALVFLYKEVVNKPLSLQLDFRHSKRQAKLPVVLTRHEVTALIDALSPPHVLMAQLMYGSGLRKTEMLRLRIKDIDFDYFGIEIWDAKGGKHRRVTLAKSLVAAIQKQITVAYQYYQSDKLKNQYAGVYLPYALAKKYPAAPHDFAWHYLFPSHSLSKDPNDGCIRRHHLDPSGIQKALKAARIKTHIRKPITCHTLRHSFATHLLQRGTDIRTIQAQLGHSDIRTTQIYTHVLNMGADGVASPLDMV
- a CDS encoding GNAT family N-acetyltransferase, which translates into the protein MKPVSKTVDPNDSDYLSLISELNQELGLLTGDTGESSFSTESFNPSTDSIVVVYSDKKPMGTGCIRYINKGTCEIKRMYSKKKGVGKFLISELERVAIQLGYSEAVLSTRRINENAVNFYSSQRYLEIDGYGNYVGVERSICMGKKLTP
- a CDS encoding pyridoxamine 5'-phosphate oxidase family protein — its product is MAVFHQGELSVQQRVGAADIAKAIGDKAIRSYMPQQHREFFSQQPLLYVGVLDNQGHPWATPILGEQGFVSSPNSTTLSIEARALIEYAQVAQLSVGDSIGLLGLELTTRRRNRVNGLVAYLSEQALRFEVQQSFGNCPKYIQKRELKPSVFNQAFVPKAADFSELEVNNVVLEQVLKHSDTFFIASRAAALNSEDSDGVDISHRGGKPGFIEVVKGNNSKAPSLIFPDFSGNNLFNTLGNIVADSRVGLYIPDFETGYSFWIKGKASIIWDMSQVKPYPGAQRYVQVNIEQCLSLATPTLIQNSDVEFSPALDDLA
- a CDS encoding VWA domain-containing protein yields the protein MQNLHFSYSPVARSVLVGLALSSLLACGQYVADDQAAVERVEPQQQNESLKQTKPAERPQHDQHIKAVHPIAKHKRERAAASQMQMARVSSFAAIQAPADAAFYYEQGNNENYQKFTDLSVVAVADQPVSTFSADVDSASYANMRRFINNGRLPPKDAVRVEELINYFSYDYATSSDAALSIEQPIAIDTLLTASPWNSNNQLIRIGVSAYKADTSIRPAANVVFLVDVSGSMQSAEKLPLLKQSMMLMLNNLKASDNVAIVTYASGTGVALPATSVKDKHKIVAAINGLQAGGSTNGSAGIELAYSQAQQGFIDGGINHVYLMSDGDLNVGITDIDELKHRITQKRKAGVQFSTIGFGTGNYNDHLMEQLADNGNGVAGYIDTLHEAQKLLVDQLGSSLHTVAHDVKFQVEFNPSMVSEYRLLGYENRQLERADFNNDKKDAGDMGAGHSVTAIYEITPVGKPGLIDPLVFQQQKQNKMAVKPKNEALAEVRVRYKKAQSQASDKYTQRVYNKDLVNFEQTSNDDRFAIAVAAFGQKLRANEHLDDLAYQQIIDWANAAKGQDQFGYRAEFVKLARLTNTLALQSPAAPQPQQLPELEYAVQPLPVTLPARIDAQNEELSQ